DNA sequence from the Harpia harpyja isolate bHarHar1 chromosome 2, bHarHar1 primary haplotype, whole genome shotgun sequence genome:
ACTTGCATCCATATATGTGCCTTGTAAAAAGCTTGCAGAGGTTTCGGGCTGGGCTAGGTGGAAGTTTAGAGCTCTGCTTGACCTGCAGCTAGGAACTTGCTTGCCGTTTACTCATGATGAAGAAAAAGTGCATGACTGGGGAGTCGTTCACTTTTTCTGTGTGAGTCAGTGTGTGAAAAGTAGATGGACTGTTGTATATTTTAGTATTATGAATGCGTGCATCTTAGGCTCCAATACTACTTACAGCTTTAAGGAGGAGAATCTGCTCAAACACCAGCTTTCAAGGAAGGGATGAGTTAAAACTGTTGAGATAGAATAATATGTACATTTGAGTAAAGCTGCTTCTTGAATAAATTACcaacatttttgtgttttacaGGATTCTCCAAGAGTACAGAGACCTCAGAAAACTCTATAGTAACTGTTCACCCAAAGGAAATAAGGACTTTCTTTGTATACTTTCAAGGTCAATAAagtttgacattttatttcaggAGTGAATATGTAATAGCTTCCAATTTTTGTTTCAAGACATGAGTAATGAATGatcttgaaaaacattttactgcTGTTAATGAAAGAAATAGTCATTTTGGAATAAACTAAATTTAATTAAACTGTTGGCGTGCGTTTAtgggtatttttgttgtttaattatttacaactcGTATTTTTTCTGAAACCTGTTCAattcaaaaatacagaaatgaccTTGGTGTTGCAGTGCAAGCATACTGAACATTTTTGTGCTTGCTGTGGATGGTTTTAAAGTGACTGCTTCTATGATACTTCACTGCAGAGCACTGACAGTCATATTAGTCCTACAGTCTTGAATTGTCTTTCTAATTAGTGGTGATCTCCAGAGTCTTTTCCTAGGGATTTTATTGTTAGAGGAGATGACTTCCAAACCACAGAACAGTGATTTGCCAAATTATGTTCTGTTTCTACATGCAAGAAGGTGTGCCTGTCATATTTTTCAGCTATTGTGTCTTTTGGGCAACAATTGCAAAGTTTCTGCTTTGATGTAAACTGAAATCGAATGTACTGTTTGTATTCCTTTTCACTAAGTTCATTTAAATTGTGTCTCTTAAGGTTCAGATCTGATTGGCTTTGCTTCACAGTATCCCAGTCCTGGATGTTCAGTCTTGTGTTCTGGGTAAACTGGAGCTAGTCTGTCAACAGGTGTATTGCCACATGGCCAGTAACTAACTCATCACATAACCTGAAGCAGGAACACTGTTATTATGATGCTGTGAACTTGCATACTTGTCAGGCTTAAAGAAAGTGCACAGTGGTAGCAGGAAATGTTTCATTAGCATCAAGTTGAAGTTAATTATGGAGGATTGTGTTGAGGGGTTAAACTGGCAGTAAGTGCAAATTCTAAGCAGATCTGATTGAGCAGCAACAGAAGGAAACTTGGACAGTGGCTAGCTTTCCTAATAGCTGCTATGTATTTAGGTCCAaaagaaaagttgcatttttctatttttcttcttagctCTAAACAATGTGGAGCTGTAGAATGTGATTCTGTTCACGTGCCATTGGGCGTCTCTACTTATTTTACTTATTCACCGTGAAAATGCACATAGCTGAGATGAGAATCAAGTCAGTCACTTCACTGCAGTGGTAATGATGAATTATGCTTGGTGCAACACTGgacaaaactgtatttctgatCAGTGAAACGtaaaactgaaagaggaaataaataagtataaaagaggaaaataggtGCCTTTTCAGTCAATTAATAATTCCAGATCTAGAATCatgtaaaaatgacattttactgTGGTAATTGTTCTAATTTACTTTGGCTGTTCAGCAATAATTTCTTCTATGTAGAGACACTGTTCAAGAACAAAGGAAATGGAGTGAAAAAGGCTCTCCCAGAATAGCTGTTGTGAAATAGTTATGCTGAAAGAGCTGTGCTGGTGGTCAATTTTTCCATGTAGACAGCCTGTGTATACTAACTGGTTGCATCTCATTAAAATCACTGCAGAAACTGCCACATTCAGTTATTGGATGAAGAAAGGTTGTTTCATATTTTCTATTGGTTATTTTTCATACTTGACTATATTTAGTGATATGCCAATCTAACCTGCCCTGCTGCAGTGAAAGCCATTTTCCTGCAACATTAAGCCCAAAGGGGAAGTATATAGCACTGTAACTAGGATGCAGTAAAGCATGATGGCAgctattttttgttttgtgtatgtaTTTGGGAAATGAAATGTGTTCAGTTAAGTCATTTTCCTTGCTTGTACAACTTTTCTCATTCCCTGCTTGGTTATGCCATGTAGTATAATGGGTATACTGTGTAGGTTATACAGTGGTGTGATTACAATTCATATTTTTGCGACTGAAGTGGTATTTACTAATACACGTGCTGGTAACAGCAAGTCATGTTGGTAGATTATAAAAATTGAACTGTATCTTCAGGGGGTAATTGCATGGTCAGTCCCAGCCAAGCAGTAAAGGATCCTACAGTTGCTAACTATGGGCACCACTTTCCCAGATGTCAGGTTGATATGTTTCTAGTAGGCTGTGTTAGAACAAATCCTACAAAAACTTTCTGTATGCAGGATACTATAAACAGGAGTACCTCATTACCAGCTGGTTTATCTGTTGGGCCTTTTCTACTTAAATTTGTGGAGActttctgatttaaaagaaaaaaaaaaacaacaaaccacagaATTTTATCTGGAGTTATTTCAGTGCAATTGGCCATCAGGGAATAATTTGCCACTGGAGGCATCCAAGACTGGTCTGTAAAAAGCATGGCATTCCTGCTGGAAGAAGATGTCGTTGCATATTTTATATGTTCTTTTTCCTGAGAAATCTCAGCCCGAGGAAATGGAAGCCTGCAGGCATTTAAATCTCTGTAGAGGGACCCATTTAGTAAtcatcctttttcttctctcacatGTGTCAAGATAGTGAGGAGAAATATTGCAGTGCTACATCAAGACTTGATAGAAATCAGGCCACTCTGTACTTAAATACTACTTTAAACCATACATCAGATGggacacaaaagaaaacagggtGAATGTAATGttataaacagaggaaaaaggcaCGTATGCATGCAGCATACTTGTGCTATGGTAAataagctttgtttttaattttggttaGAGTTACAGAAGTGGAAGAGCTAGGAGGAGGTAGCAGAGCACTTGGGTGttggggaaggagaggatgtGAAGAGCAGTTGGGGTGAAACTGATAAAAGAAGTCTGAAATGCAGGTCTTTTGATAATAGCTTATTTTGTCCACAGCTTCTGGCTGCAGAACCTCCAGGATGCTGCTTTTCTGGGTCTTGTGGGAGATCAGTTCATTTTGCCTGGAAACCTGAATTATATTTGTTCCATCGTTCTATGTAGTTTTGAGGAGTAGAAGCATGAATGTCCTCAAGAACAGGTGGAGTCCTATTTGTGTCCAGGAACAGAGTGGCTCTCGGTAAATCCTGTTTTACCCTCTCCTTTTCCAGTGCCCAAGGCcactttttcatgttttctctgtgGGCTCTAGGCTCTGCTGGCTCTAGCATTGCTCAGCATCTGATACGGCTTGGGTAGCAAAGACGCGAGCCTCAGTTACAGAGTAGAAAGGGAACTGCTTCCAACCACTGAAGATGCCAGGTTTTGCCCCTACTTGGCAAACACATGGTCAGGTTTGTTATAGTCCACTTTCaaattttcataacaaataaacGTAAATGGTTTTGCTCCATCTTCTTATTCTATGCAGCAGAGCTACAAACTCATTTGACTACCCTGAGTTTCATGCATACTCTCCTCAATGCTGCTGTAGATTAATAAACTTTCCCAGATGACAGTAACACCTCAAAAATGCTGCTGTCTCATTAACACTTGTGTTACAAGCTCTCAAGTAAGTCTGACATATGCataaggaggagggagggggtttaggttttctttgtttaaaagtttcaaatgtatttttcagtatgCCTCCACTGGTGTACTTTGAACGCCATGGAGAAAAGTTTTGGGAAGACAGATTTGTGCAAAGCATCCAGAAGAGACTGGCTGTAACTATCACTGCCACTCCAAGAACAGAGTACCTCTGTgctgagcagctgctctgcaaTCATCTCCAGCACACAGGTGTGTAAAATTACACATTTACAGAGTCCAAATGCATCGATGCCGTTCCCAAGGTTAACTAAGATTAACttgcagaaagaacagaaaacttaaaaagatCTTTCTGTTGTAGATGCTTTCCTGACCCACATAGTAATTTTGTGTGATGTACTTATCCTAGCAGCAAAGCTAGCTTAAGAACTTCTGTCGCCATATTTTTCCACCCACTCAGTAGTACTGTAATGAGACTTTGTGGGGTTGTGAAGTAACCAGGGCTAAAAATAAACCTTGTTCCCAACCCCTTTTTCTGTGTGCTAGTTCATTTCATCTCTGACACTAGATGCTTTGGATTAGAACAAAAGCATCTTCCAGAGTAAATATAAGCTGCTATCAGCACTATTGAAGAAGCTTCACCTAGTTTCTAGACAAAATATTCTGCATGCTGGAGCTGCCAGCTGCATAACTCAACACTAAATGCACAAATGTAGATACTTAAATACAAGAGAAACTAGTTTTTCCCTTGAATATACACATGCAAACTTCATTTATTCTACATCTTTGATCACTAGTACCAAACATAACATGAATGTTAGTGCTAACAGAATTATTTAGTATAATTAAATAACATCATTAAGtataaattatttgctttaataTATCCTTTCATTCCCTTGAATTTAAAGGTATTTGTTATGTCCTCACTAACTCTAAAAGGTGATAACTAAGTCAGCTGAGTACCATCAGAAATGGGGATAGCCTACAGCACTTTTTGACGTTTATCTTTGCTAttgtctcatttttaattttacttggtAGCGTAAATGACACTGGAAACTACTTCTGTAAGGTAGCTACTAAGAAGCAGGTGAGCTGATGCATCATGCTTTTGTTGCTGACAAATGCAAAGGAACAGTGCTTTAGGCTTTCAGTGGGGCTCTGTCTTCATTACAAATTGCAGTTCAGCTGTTCTGGACACCTGCCCAGTGCTGCTAAAACTTGATGTTAGTTCTAGGAAATTTTGTGCTTGACAGGTTCTTACAAGTTCTTAATTTAACTTATTCATGTTCTCAGCTTTCTATTCATGTTTCTCATGTTTCtatatgatttgatttttttttttttttttaagttctgtcaTTGCAATTTTGATGTTACCCAACTGAATGTTTTTGTGGGACAATTTTGTCTGGCCTGGTACCTTTGCATTTGAAACACCTGTCCAGGGAATAAGACTGGGTAAGTTGAGAAAAATGGAAGCAATGTTTTGTCTTCCACTTCTCTGGCCAGGCAATGTAAGTGATTCTGGGTTGGAGCCAAAAATCAGTATTGGAGAACATTAAACAACATATAGTTATCTATatttgtagaattttttttaataattgaagGCAAATGAGTTTCAACATGGGCCTTAACTTGATGATGTAACTATAGATCATTTTATTTAACGCATGCTTATAACCATCCTGAAACAAGCCTTAGTTAACATACATGGCACTGGTATTGCATTAATGCAACTGCACCTGTAGAGGTAATAGTGAGACGCATTGCGTACACAGCATAGTGTCCTGGATTGTTTCCCACTGATGTTGCAGGATGTTGGGGCCACTGCGAGTGCAGTCTTCAAACTCAGTCTTCGAACTCAGCCTTCTTCCATTGCTCCTGCCAATGGAGCTATGCTACTGTTAAAGCAAAAGTAGGAAAGTCCTTTTCACAGGAGGGAAGAATTTAGGCAAGATTTCATCAAGATGACAATGAAATGTATGATAAAGAAAGATAGAAGTAATACTTGGCATCAATGTAACCTAAGTACAATCGTTGCCTCTTTGGATGTGGATAAGATTCATCAGGTGGGCTGGAAGAGGCTACTGACAAGATGTACACACTAACTAAAGAAGTCTAATCGTCATAAAATGCCTTTAAATGAAGTATTGCAGAAGTGCAGTGGCAAACATTCACGAGACCACTGTAAGTATGGAAAAGCAGTTCTTTATGTCATATCAGAAGAGAGGCTAATCTAGTGTTGAAAGGTAACCAGTTAGGAcacaatttaaaatttaaagaagaaatgttctGATTTCAGACAGTATGGCTGGCCTTTAAAACAGACACATCTATGACGGCAATTTCAAAGAGTGTAGGCAAAATGTGGGTTGCATTTAGGTTATTATCGCCCTCACCACATGAGCAAGAGGAAGTTAGGCTAAGAATCTGACATGCGTTCATTTGTCATTTTGCTGATCTTTGACAAAGACACCCTCATGCAAGCGCTAATCATAATCCTTCACGATGATCATAATTTCACTGAAACTTCTTTTAACAATGTGTTTTAGCTGCTCAGGTaagtgctgtttattttctttgttttgttcataGTTAGTCACCTGTAATTCTtgaactggatttaaaaaatcttttcacagTATATCCACCTCAAATACTTGTGTGTGAGACAAGGAGAATGTTAACTATATTTTCataatgctgaaataaaaattaaaatatatgggGAATCAAAAAGCATTTTCACAAAGAAATTGTTGTACACCCAAAATTATGTTAGCTTAATGCAAGCAGCATTTTTCTTAGGCCTTCAGACTTTAATATTTATTGTGACAAACACTGAACgtagaattttaaaatgttgaggaGGTTTCGTTCTGGATCACGTAGGTACTGAAATACAAAGCAGATGAAGTTTCATGTTTCTTATTCAATACAAATTGCACTGGATAATACTGAAGGTGTTcagtataaattaaaaaacagaatgaaagagagggagagattaAGAGATTAAGCAAGGGCAAAAGGattttttcagtgatatttttcagaaagacacTAAAGTCACAAGACGGAAATGTAGCACAGCCTATAGcacaactgcattttaaatgacaaacCAAATGAAGAGAAAACCTGAAATTAGTGGTCAGTTCTTTGACACTTGGACAGCTTCTAAGTTGTCATTTACACACTACATCAATTCTTTCCCTTATTTATCTGCTTACCCCTATACTGTCCATATTGTTTTCTGAAAGATGTTGAGTGCTGCATTGTGGAAAAAACAGAGGTGCCTAACTCCTTTAGGTGTGATGAATATGTGGCTTTTTCTAAgggcaaaggaaaaaagtttatttgcATAATTCTGATAAAACTTATCAGATGCCATTTTAGGACTAGATAGGGGCAAAATCATCCCATTACTTATATGTTGCTGTGAAATATGCCTGAGTTACAAACAGGAtaagatttggaagaaaataatgcaGTTTACTCTCATTATGAGTAGCTCCTCACTTTAATAGTATGAATACTAGAAAAAAGGAAGTTATAATTCTTCACGCAGCATATGCAATTAATGGTTTCAGCAGTCACGGGGATAGATTTTATATGATTAGCACTTTTGTGATAAGCATCAATGccattagaataaaaaaaagttagCTGATATCTACACAGTGGTTtcacttctgaagaaaatattttgtacgGTATTGCACACTATCTCATGTAGATCACTTTGCATATGGACAGTGAGTGGTAAAGAGATTCAAAGCAGGAAAGAGTAAAACGGTTGATTTCCTCTGATACAGTCCGAGTCAGCCTTAGCTAGAAGCCAGGCAACAGACCTGATGAGACAACTGTGGTCTGCATGGCATATTGTGTACTTCTTAAACTAAGGAGGTGAATTTGATTCTATAAACCACTTGTCAGCAAAAACTTAATGAAAGaagtttaaacaaaattaaagaacCCACCTCAAAAATGCTGTACACTTGTCACTAATTAGAAGCAGTGCAGGACAAGAACTCCTACACGGTGAAAGAAATTGtggatttttccttcattttgatgAGTCTTTCACTATTCACTGATGAATCATTCTGAATTACTCCTTTTGGTCGTTCTTTATCTGGCAGACAAAGTGTTTAATATGCTTCAGACTCAACCTCTATTATAAAAGctttttgttgaaaataaaaaataagtatatCAGCGAGTACACAGAAAATCTTCATTTATTGCGCACAAACAATGATGAAGGGCTTTAGCACACCAGATTAAAAGTTTCCTTTAGCCAGAAAGTAATTGCCATTGTTCAAAGGAGAAATGGGTAGTAACTaatcttaaaaattaatctcGTAATGATTTTACAGTATTAACATTGTTTTAAATACTGTGATTGTAGACATTACGGCTGTGATGTCATCTCTTTGCTGCTTTAACTTTTAAATCTATGTGTATTTCTCCACTAGCTACAGGTCCCAATAATTTAACAGTCATCCAAACACCAACAAAAATACATGTGTCAGTTGGAGACTACACTGAAATGACCTGTACCTGGGAAAAATCTGTTGTGAGGTACAGAGTAAGCTGGTATCTTGTTAATAAAGAGAACGTCACCAAAACTATATCATCAAAACTTTTCTATGTATCCAACGTCACCCGTGAAAGCAAGGATGTGCTAGTGATACAGTCTGCCAATGTAAATGACACTGGATTTTACTACTGTGAGATAATTATTGAAATACCTTTCTGTAAGAAAGTATGTGGAAATGGGACAACAGTGATAGTAGAAGAGAAAGGTAAGCTAGCAAGAACATATGCGTGCCATTTAACTTGTCATCATAAAGATTCTTCAGTTTGaacaattttatacttttcttccctctcccacatCCTTCTTTCAACACTGTGGATCTCAGGATGAATGAGACAAACACAGAGAGGACCTGGACAGCTCTTAATAACAATTGACTTAAGCTCTCTGCCTTAATACCCCCAATGTAGTGTTTGTTCTCTTCTACAAGGGTTTGCTAATAGGAATTATTAGTTAAGGTTTACAAAAAAGCTGTGCATCAGCTGTGTATTTCACAAAAGACCCAAACACAATTCCTCCTCAGAAGGGATTTGGTAGGCTAGATGTGAGACAGTGAATGAATTTGCCTTGTGGTAAGGAGTGGCTGAAACACTGAATGGAGTAACCATGTGATTAACACGTACCCTTTACTAAccattccatttttttattacaaGTTCCTAATAAAAAGTGGGAGATAAATCAACATGGAAGATAGAGCAGTATGGGCTCTATATTTATAAGGATTTGTGTCCATAAAGTTGTTACGACAAAATGTTTTGTATAGGCTGTGTCTCCTTATTTTATTATAGTCATATGGTAACCTTTACAGGGGAGCAATTTAAGGTCTCAATTCTGAATTAAGCATTGAAAAGCATTAATATAATGAGTATTCAAACACAATTAAGTTTTTCAGTGATAGGATTGAGGTATGTTTCACCTTAAATTATGAAAAGAATGTGACATACCTAGAAAACAATTTACATCACTTCTGTTACACAACTGTCTCAATACTATGCATCACTTCTTGAAGATGCTgatctctgcctctctctttctACCTCTCAACTGTAGTGAAAGACTGGGGGACTAGCTCTGACTAGACCTTTAACATTATCAAACATCACTCGTATACCAACTAGTCAAGTCATGGGAAGTAACCTTTCTGTTCATCCAGCACAGTCCAGTTTTGGACACTATTTTACACTATTGGCCAACTGGTAGTCCAAAGAGAGGCACAAAAATGATCAAAGATTTAGAAAACATCAGTGGCAGAGAATGAATGAAGTAATGTTCAAAATGGGGGGAAATGAATGTAAAAGGCTGTTAAAGAGTTAAAATAATCTGAGCTCCTAAAATGAGTTAAGTGATCTGATCTCTTACTTGGTCAAGTAGTAATAGCCTTAAAGTACAAGCAGAAAAGACTCAGATTAGACACCGGGGGGGAAAAACTGTCAAACTGCAGGAGCTATAGGAGGGATTGATGTTACTGTTCATCAGGCGTGCATCCCTCAGGAATGGTATAGATGACCTTGCACTTGGGTGGGGGGATAGACTGATTCACTCCTGAagtcatttttaattttaaatttttttttttttgctatggtgGTGTTCTTCTATTGGATCTTTGAATAGTACATAACTTTATTTGAAACATATAATTGCAGAAGCTGACTCATTGAAAAAGATACATTTGACAATATGGGTCATCATTCCCTTCTTAGTGGCAGTGGGAAGCTTGTTTCTTTgctacaaaaccaaacagcactCAAAACTTTCTGGTGAGTGACAATATTTCCATTAACACATACTTTCTAAGTTAgatgtttgttttgaaatggctGGACAGGTGCACTTAAGAGGCATCACTAAGAGGAATTTTAGTGCATAACTTTTGCTCACCTGGTCCTGATCTGCTGAGGGCACCTCAAGCTGAGAGGAGGGATCGGAAGGCTCAGTTTGTAGTTCAAGTGAGCGTTCTTGCAGCCACTTGCctccattattttctttccagaaagagTGAGCACTTAGACTGACCTGTCTAGGATATGGAAGGAATATCAATTCTGGTAATTTCTTAGCAGACTGAAAAAGTGAGGAGCCAGAACTTTGCTCTGCATAATGGTCTTACTCTAGGTAGTGACTGACACCTGGAAGTGACATCTGAAAGACCCAACTTTGGGGACTTTGTTCTAAGCtatgttttttaaactgcaaatttttttaactaatgattaatttttgtttgttgcaAAATCCTGAAATGAAGGACAGAAGAAGTCACAAGAAGAAACAGTGAAGGGTACAGGACAAGTATAAATGTAGGGCATCTGTGGGCGGTGGGTACAGATCAGTGACATATAACCTAAGGCAGCCTCTTAAGTAACTGTAGCATGAGTATTATGGTTGCAATGTGAGGCTTACTCAGCTTGTGAGCTGTCAGGGCTATAGGTGGAATATCTATGACTTGAGATGCAATTCCACTTGAAGATtaaaaaagcagagggagaggattTAGGCAAGTGAAAGCTCCTATTTCAGTCGCTGGAGTTGACACAGGCGTGGATCTTGAGGCCTCTGTATGAACTGACCCATGGCAGATGTCTACTTAAGGGTGAGCTGATCAGTTCTCTTGGTTGGTTTCCATGGCACAAACTCTGTTGAACAGAACTCCATTGATTAAGGGGTGTTCAGAAACCTGAAGATAGCTGTTTCCATCTGCAAGCTGAATAGCGCTCGAGCACCCGTCATCAAGGCTAGCTGTACAAGAGCTCTGCACTCTTCATTGCAGAGCTTTATAGTACTCCGATAGAGTACCAGTGTGACTCTGGAAATGGACAGTAAGCAAGCAGTGACTGTAACTTGGTTTTTGCTAAGGTTCTGCACAACTTCCTGTGACAGCAGGAAGGCATCAGGAGGAGCAGATGCTCGAAGCTGCAGAACTTCATGGGGGGAATAAATCCACCAATGAAGCAGCTGAGGAAAACTCATCATGCAATTCTGCTGAATGGGTAAGTGGTTTATAAAAAGACTCTTGCTATGAGAGAAGGACTTTCAAAATGAGGCACTGGGGAGTGTGCCGAACAGAAAGCTGCCGTTCCTAGGACGGCATCTTGCTATACATGAAAAAggtttaaagcaaaaattaaaaaaaaagaaaagttttcttgcAAGAGACAACacttagaaataagaaaaaagatatttatgtAGTAGGAAAGTACTGGATTCTGTTGTTATATTTAATGACACTCTAAAATTGCCTGGAGAAGAGGGCAGCAAAATGTGGAGAATATCAATATAGAGACTGAGTGAAATAAGTGCAGAAGAAGTAAAAAATGGCAATAAAGTCCCTTTACATATAATTGTATACCAAGCTCAAGGGGCTTGGACCAGCTTTGGCTCATAGGGCCATTAGATCAAGCAACACTTGCTGAAAGCAAGTAGCAGATTTCAGGCACGCTCCTTTTTCCAGGCAGTTATTCATCTTTTAATTACGTTAAAACATAAGGTGGGCAAAGCAAAGAAGCCCTAATTTAACGCTTGCATATGCAGGCGCAACTTCCATTGCAATCAACTGGACAGACTTGGATAAGCCACACAGAGGTGATGTAAAATGCTAAAGCCCATGGTCACGACTGCAGTTACTGAGCTTATAGATTCCTGAATTCTCCTGTTAGAGAACCTAGCTTCAGTCTTGATTTGGTCATATTGGTACTGAAATCATGGTGAGAGAGAATATCAGGATGCAGGTAATAAAACAGTAATATCAATCTTTTATTGTGCAATAGTCATcattctaaaaaaagaaaatgtataccTGGGAAAATTCATTCCCCATATGTAGATTCCCACTGAAGCTAAGAGACTTGCTTTTAGAGGAAATATCATAgtagaaaatgataaaaatacaaGGCATGAGATGGTCTGGTCattgtaataaaatattctaattaCTAGCTATAAATGGGTAACTCTTCTACTTGTTAATATTTAATGAAGATGTAAGAAAACAAGGTTGAGAATGAAAAAGCAAGCATCAGAGGTGGTGCAGAGTTCGTTAATAGCCATTAACTGCTCAGAGTTTGTATGGACAACAATACTCATCCAGAGGATGTGTGAATACAATTATAAAGggtcttttgttgttgctttatAATTTAGCAGCTGTTAGCCACAGTAATGTGTCATGATATAGgttcagtgttttctttaatgtaacagacctttttgctattttaaagaaagcagaaagagtgATTTCATAATGGTatcattttaaatgtgaaagcatAATTGGATCTTATAAATCATTCAAGAGATCCAGTAGATTAGTAAAGCCAGTACATACGATGTGCAGGGACCCTATATTTCAAACAAATTAAGCCAGTAGTGATGAGCAAATATTATGGTATGTCTGGAGTTGCACTCATTGCCTTTCAATTGTGTTGCAGAACATCAtcggtttaattttttttttctgtttgtgcaaACGTAAGTCTCTAAAAAGTTCACACTAGTTTTTTACGTTGcttacgcttttttttttttaagcttggaaATTTGCTGTACATTCTGGGTAGGTTTGGGCACCATTTCTAGAACAGCGAAAGTGAAGGTTCTGTACGCCTCTGCAAGACTATTTACAGTCTCCAATTTATGTCATGTTTTTTTCCGATTCTTGGGGTTGCAAAGGCAATCTTGTACACAGAACTTGAATCAAGCCATGGATTTTATTCTCACCTGTATCATATGTCATAACAATGCTGAGCAATTAGGTCAGGTGACAACACATAGCTCCAAGTATCTAAGTTAGCTTAACCTGAAAGTGAACATCCCCATGGCAAAGCTGGCCACTGTAGTTGTGCTTTTGCTATATAGCATTTGTCTCTATCTCTCCGGAGATTCATCCCATATTTCCTGACTTCAGATGCTCAGAGAGTGTTTCCCAGACAGTTCTGCCAGCTGCAGGGGAATTTGGCCCTTGAGGGAATTCTTGAAGCAGTTGATGATTTTTTCATTGCTAAAAGTTCTGCAGGTTCCAGCCCATATCTAAGTGCTGCTGTAGCATTAATGCAAACTTCCAGCTCATGGAACCACACAAAAAGTGCACTCCTGAGGGGCTCTGGTTGTGCAAAAGTGCACAGAAGCATCACCCAGATTAGTTGGCTGTACTTACCGTGCC
Encoded proteins:
- the LOC128138874 gene encoding uncharacterized protein LOC128138874 → MIIISLKLLLTMCFSCSATGPNNLTVIQTPTKIHVSVGDYTEMTCTWEKSVVRYRVSWYLVNKENVTKTISSKLFYVSNVTRESKDVLVIQSANVNDTGFYYCEIIIEIPFCKKVCGNGTTVIVEEKEADSLKKIHLTIWVIIPFLVAVGSLFLCYKTKQHSKLSGSAQLPVTAGRHQEEQMLEAAELHGGNKSTNEAAEENSSCNSAEWAVSTLYESLDSFLQ